One Pectobacterium colocasium DNA segment encodes these proteins:
- a CDS encoding calcium/sodium antiporter: MLFATLLLFVGLLLLVYGADRLVYGAAVLARSLGLPPFVIGITIVGFGTSLPELIVSVTAALNNQNDMAVGNVIGSNIANILLILGSAALIRPLTVQSAILRRELPLMLSVTLLCGVLLHDSYLSRADGMMLLFAAVLCLVLILRMAQQAQREGGDSLTREQLAELPQDDSNQMVAVLWLILGLIILPMAARMVVDNATVIARYFDVSELTIGLTILAIGTSLPELATAIVGTLKKEDDIALGNLIGSNIFNIAIVLGVPALLSPGALNPQVFQRDYWVMLAASVLLTALCLSKKRRIGQGAGALLCCAFIAYLTALFCFS; this comes from the coding sequence ATGCTCTTTGCAACACTACTCTTGTTCGTTGGTTTGCTACTACTGGTTTACGGTGCCGATCGTCTTGTCTATGGCGCTGCCGTGCTTGCGCGTTCTCTTGGCTTACCTCCTTTCGTCATCGGCATCACCATTGTCGGCTTCGGCACCTCTCTCCCTGAGCTGATTGTTTCCGTTACCGCCGCCTTAAACAATCAGAACGATATGGCCGTCGGTAATGTTATCGGCTCTAATATCGCCAATATCTTACTCATTCTCGGCAGCGCAGCGCTTATCCGGCCGCTGACAGTACAGTCAGCCATCCTGCGTCGGGAATTGCCGCTCATGTTGTCCGTCACTTTATTGTGTGGCGTTTTACTGCATGATAGCTACCTGAGCCGCGCAGACGGCATGATGCTGCTCTTCGCCGCCGTTCTGTGTTTGGTGTTGATACTGCGTATGGCGCAGCAGGCACAGCGAGAAGGTGGCGATAGCCTGACCCGCGAACAGCTGGCGGAACTTCCGCAGGACGACAGCAATCAGATGGTGGCCGTGTTGTGGCTGATTCTCGGCCTGATTATTTTACCTATGGCTGCCCGCATGGTGGTGGACAACGCCACCGTCATTGCACGCTACTTCGACGTCAGTGAATTGACCATCGGGCTAACGATATTGGCGATCGGTACTAGCCTGCCTGAACTGGCGACCGCCATCGTCGGGACGTTGAAGAAAGAAGATGATATTGCGCTGGGCAACCTGATTGGCTCGAACATTTTTAATATCGCGATTGTTTTGGGCGTTCCCGCCCTGCTCTCGCCGGGCGCGCTGAATCCTCAGGTTTTTCAACGCGACTATTGGGTCATGCTGGCGGCGAGCGTGCTGTTAACCGCACTGTGCCTCAGTAAAAAACGCCGTATAGGACAAGGCGCAGGCGCATTATTATGCTGCGCGTTTATCGCCTATCTGACGGCCCTGTTTTGTTTTTCATAG
- the kdsC gene encoding 3-deoxy-manno-octulosonate-8-phosphatase KdsC, which translates to MSEVRAQTDTCYGPVDQQVLDKAREVRLLICDVDGVMSDGLIYMGNHGEELKAFNVRDGYGIRCLLTSDIEVAIITGRSAKLLEDRCKTLGINHLYQGQSDKVLAFNDLLDKLSVTANQVAYIGDDMIDWPVMAKVGLSVAVADAHPLLLPRADYVTRLAGGRGAVRELCDLILFSQDKLEHAKGLSI; encoded by the coding sequence ATGAGTGAAGTCAGGGCGCAAACCGATACCTGCTATGGGCCTGTCGATCAACAGGTACTGGATAAAGCCCGTGAAGTTCGCCTGTTAATCTGCGACGTTGACGGCGTGATGTCCGATGGTCTGATTTACATGGGCAACCACGGCGAAGAGCTGAAAGCCTTTAACGTCCGCGACGGCTATGGCATTCGCTGCTTACTGACGTCTGACATTGAGGTTGCCATTATCACCGGACGCTCAGCAAAATTGCTGGAAGATCGGTGTAAAACACTGGGCATTAACCATCTTTATCAGGGGCAATCGGATAAGGTTTTGGCCTTCAACGATCTGTTGGATAAACTATCAGTAACGGCAAATCAGGTCGCGTATATCGGCGACGATATGATCGACTGGCCAGTGATGGCAAAGGTCGGGTTGAGCGTTGCCGTGGCTGACGCTCACCCGTTGTTGTTACCACGCGCAGATTATGTCACTCGCCTTGCGGGCGGGCGTGGCGCAGTACGTGAGCTGTGTGATTTGATTCTGTTCTCGCAGGACAAGCTGGAGCATGCCAAAGGGTTGTCAATATGA
- the rpoN gene encoding RNA polymerase factor sigma-54, whose protein sequence is MKQGLQLRLSQQLAMTPQLQQAIRLLQLSTLELQQEIQQALESNPLLEQTDQHDEIESFEKADSDSLDTGEALEQKDMPEELPLDATWDEIYSAGTPSGTGTDYRDEELPIYQGETTQTLQDYLMWQVELTPFSDTDAAIATSIVDAVDNTGYLTVPLEDILDSIGDDDVTLEEVEAVLKRVQRFDPVGVAARDLRDCLLVQLSQFADSTPRLAEARLIVSDHLDLLANHDFRSLIRITRLKEDVLKEALALIQSLDPRPGQSINTGESEYVIPDVLVRKVQGIWAVELNTDSIPRLQINQQYAALGNSARNDSDGQFIRSNLQEARWLIKSLESRNDTLLKVTRCIVEQQQDFFEQGEEFMKPMVLADIAQAVDMHESTISRVTTQKFLHSPRGIFELKYFFSSHVNTDSGGEASSTAIRALVKKLIAAENPVKPLSDSKLTALLSDQGIIVARRTVAKYRESLSIPPSNQRKQLI, encoded by the coding sequence ATGAAGCAAGGTTTGCAACTCAGGCTTAGCCAGCAACTGGCCATGACCCCACAGCTCCAACAGGCCATCCGCCTGTTGCAACTGTCCACGCTTGAATTGCAACAGGAAATTCAGCAGGCACTGGAAAGCAATCCGTTGCTCGAACAAACGGATCAGCACGACGAAATCGAGTCATTTGAAAAGGCAGACAGCGATTCACTGGATACCGGTGAAGCTCTGGAACAGAAGGACATGCCGGAAGAATTGCCGCTAGACGCCACCTGGGATGAGATTTACTCCGCAGGCACACCGTCAGGCACCGGCACCGACTATCGCGATGAAGAACTGCCAATTTACCAAGGCGAAACCACGCAAACGCTTCAGGATTACCTGATGTGGCAGGTCGAACTCACACCGTTTTCCGACACCGACGCCGCTATCGCGACCTCTATCGTTGATGCCGTGGACAACACAGGCTACCTGACCGTACCGCTGGAGGACATTCTTGACAGCATCGGCGACGACGATGTGACGTTGGAAGAAGTCGAAGCCGTACTCAAACGCGTGCAACGCTTTGATCCTGTTGGCGTCGCCGCTCGCGATCTGCGTGATTGCCTGCTGGTGCAGCTTTCCCAGTTTGCTGACAGCACGCCGCGTCTGGCCGAAGCCCGCCTGATCGTCAGCGATCATCTCGATCTGTTAGCCAACCATGATTTCCGTAGCCTGATCCGCATCACGCGTCTGAAAGAAGACGTGCTGAAAGAAGCGCTGGCGCTGATCCAGTCACTCGATCCACGGCCGGGGCAGTCGATCAACACTGGCGAATCTGAATACGTGATCCCTGACGTGCTGGTGCGCAAAGTCCAGGGCATTTGGGCCGTAGAACTCAATACCGACAGCATTCCCCGCCTACAGATTAACCAGCAGTACGCGGCACTGGGCAATAGCGCACGCAACGACAGCGACGGGCAATTTATCCGCAGTAATCTGCAAGAGGCGCGCTGGCTCATCAAAAGCCTGGAAAGTCGTAACGACACGCTGCTGAAAGTGACCCGCTGCATCGTCGAGCAGCAGCAGGATTTCTTCGAGCAGGGTGAAGAATTCATGAAACCTATGGTACTGGCAGATATCGCCCAGGCGGTGGATATGCATGAATCCACCATCTCACGCGTGACGACGCAGAAGTTCCTGCACAGTCCACGCGGCATTTTTGAACTAAAATATTTCTTCTCCAGCCATGTGAATACCGACAGCGGCGGAGAAGCCTCGTCAACGGCAATTCGCGCGCTGGTGAAGAAGCTGATTGCGGCGGAAAACCCCGTCAAACCACTAAGCGACAGCAAGCTGACGGCGCTGCTCTCCGATCAGGGCATCATCGTGGCGCGCCGTACCGTGGCAAAATACCGAGAGTCTTTATCTATCCCACCATCAAATCAGCGTAAACAACTGATTTGA
- the mlaD gene encoding outer membrane lipid asymmetry maintenance protein MlaD → MQTKKTEVWVGVFMLIALAAILFLCLKVADLKSIGSEPTYRLYATFDNIGGLKARSPIRIGGVVIGRVADISLDEKTYLPRVAMDIQQRYDHIPDTSSLAIRTSGLLGEQYLALNIGFEDEEMGTAILKDGGVIQDTKSAMVLEDLIGQFLYKSGSNSEDNAGQSGTEPGANPAATPEHNNEPVPSHP, encoded by the coding sequence ATGCAAACAAAGAAAACTGAAGTCTGGGTTGGTGTGTTTATGTTGATCGCGCTGGCTGCCATCCTTTTTTTATGCCTGAAAGTGGCCGATCTCAAGTCGATCGGGAGTGAGCCGACGTATCGTCTGTACGCGACGTTTGACAACATTGGCGGGCTGAAAGCGCGTTCTCCGATCCGAATTGGCGGCGTGGTCATTGGTCGCGTGGCAGATATTTCGCTGGACGAGAAAACCTACCTGCCGCGCGTGGCGATGGATATTCAGCAGCGCTACGATCATATTCCTGATACCAGTTCTCTGGCTATCCGTACCTCCGGTTTGCTGGGCGAACAGTATCTGGCACTGAACATTGGGTTTGAAGATGAAGAAATGGGCACCGCGATCCTGAAAGACGGAGGTGTGATTCAGGACACCAAGTCAGCGATGGTACTTGAAGATCTCATCGGTCAATTCCTATATAAGAGCGGCAGCAATAGCGAAGATAATGCCGGTCAATCGGGTACGGAGCCGGGTGCCAATCCTGCGGCAACCCCAGAGCACAACAACGAACCTGTTCCTTCACATCCATAA
- the mlaB gene encoding lipid asymmetry maintenance protein MlaB yields MVNALNWQAQDSTLALTGDLDRETLLPFWQQRESLLAGKTTLDVSGLNRVDSAGLALLMHVYQQPSSGGEITIVGASDRLKTLIALYNLNEIIPVS; encoded by the coding sequence ATGGTGAACGCATTGAACTGGCAAGCGCAGGACTCCACGCTGGCGTTAACGGGCGATCTGGATCGTGAAACGCTGTTACCGTTCTGGCAGCAGCGTGAATCGTTACTGGCGGGTAAAACGACGCTGGATGTGTCTGGATTAAACCGCGTTGATTCTGCCGGGTTAGCATTGCTGATGCACGTTTATCAGCAGCCGTCTTCAGGCGGAGAGATAACGATTGTCGGTGCCAGCGATCGGCTAAAAACGCTCATTGCGCTCTATAACCTGAATGAAATCATTCCTGTGTCTTAA
- the lptB gene encoding LPS export ABC transporter ATP-binding protein, which produces MATLTAENLAKAYKGRKVVENVSLTVNSGEIVGLLGPNGAGKTTTFYMVVGIVPRDEGRIVIDNDDISLLPLHERALRGIGYLPQEASIFRRLSVYDNLMAVLQIRKDLTTEQQEDRANELMEEFHIIHLRDSLGQSLSGGERRRVEIARALAAKPKFILLDEPFAGVDPISVLDIKKIIEHLRDSGLGVLITDHNVRETLDVCERAYIVSQGNLIAHGSPTDILADEQVKRVYLGEGFRL; this is translated from the coding sequence ATGGCAACATTAACCGCAGAAAATCTGGCTAAGGCGTACAAAGGCCGTAAGGTCGTCGAAAACGTCAGCCTCACTGTCAATTCCGGTGAAATCGTCGGCCTGCTCGGGCCGAACGGTGCTGGTAAAACGACAACGTTCTACATGGTCGTGGGTATCGTCCCCCGTGATGAAGGGCGTATTGTCATCGACAACGACGACATCAGCCTGCTTCCCCTGCACGAACGTGCGCTGCGCGGCATCGGCTACCTGCCGCAGGAAGCCTCTATTTTTCGTCGCTTAAGCGTCTATGACAACCTGATGGCGGTGTTGCAGATCCGCAAAGATCTGACGACCGAGCAGCAGGAAGATCGTGCCAATGAGCTAATGGAAGAATTCCATATTATTCATTTGCGCGATAGTCTGGGACAATCGCTGTCCGGTGGGGAAAGACGCCGCGTAGAGATTGCGCGTGCGCTGGCGGCAAAGCCGAAGTTCATCCTGTTGGATGAACCGTTTGCGGGCGTAGACCCGATCTCCGTACTGGATATTAAAAAAATCATTGAACATCTGCGTGACAGCGGACTTGGCGTGTTGATTACCGATCATAACGTCCGCGAAACGCTCGATGTCTGTGAACGAGCCTATATCGTGAGTCAAGGCAACCTGATCGCCCACGGTTCACCGACCGATATTCTGGCCGACGAACAAGTGAAGCGCGTCTATCTGGGCGAAGGCTTCCGACTCTGA
- the kdsD gene encoding arabinose-5-phosphate isomerase KdsD, whose amino-acid sequence MSQFEQDARLKQLSDRALSDHAQQADHTRQADHGSQAGHRLQQAHELPADFDFQQAGKQVLSIERDGLAQLDQYIDDNFTLACKKIFHCQGKVVVMGMGKSGHIGCKMAATFASTGTPAFFVHPGEASHGDLGMVTPHDIVIAISNSGESHEILSLIPVLKRQKVFLICMTSAPESTMGKAADIHLCVHVPQEACPLGLAPTTSTTATLVMGDALAVALLQARGFTAEDFALSHPGGALGRKLLLRVSDIMHSGDEIPHVPHDASLRDALVEITRKNLGMTVICEADMKIQGIFTDGDLRRIFDMNIDLNSARIADVMTAGGIRVAPQTLAVDALNLMQSRHITSLLVAENDHLVGIIHMHDMLRAGVV is encoded by the coding sequence ATGTCACAGTTTGAACAAGATGCTCGTCTAAAACAGCTGTCTGACCGTGCACTATCCGACCACGCACAACAAGCCGATCATACACGACAGGCCGATCATGGCTCGCAAGCTGGCCATAGGCTACAGCAGGCTCACGAACTACCGGCCGATTTCGACTTTCAGCAGGCGGGCAAGCAGGTACTGAGTATCGAACGCGATGGGCTTGCGCAATTAGACCAGTACATTGATGACAATTTTACCCTCGCCTGTAAAAAAATATTCCATTGCCAGGGCAAAGTCGTGGTGATGGGAATGGGCAAATCTGGTCACATTGGCTGCAAGATGGCCGCGACCTTCGCCAGTACCGGTACGCCTGCTTTTTTTGTTCATCCGGGCGAAGCCAGCCACGGTGACCTCGGTATGGTGACACCGCACGATATCGTGATCGCCATTTCCAACTCCGGCGAGTCCCATGAAATTCTGTCGCTGATCCCCGTCCTGAAACGCCAGAAAGTGTTCCTGATCTGTATGACCAGCGCGCCGGAAAGTACGATGGGTAAAGCGGCGGACATTCACCTGTGCGTCCACGTCCCGCAGGAAGCCTGCCCGCTTGGTCTCGCCCCCACTACCAGCACCACTGCGACGCTGGTCATGGGAGACGCGCTGGCCGTGGCTTTGCTACAGGCGCGTGGCTTTACCGCCGAAGATTTCGCCCTTTCTCACCCTGGTGGCGCACTCGGCCGCAAACTTTTACTGCGCGTCAGCGATATCATGCATTCAGGCGATGAGATCCCGCATGTCCCACACGATGCTTCACTGCGTGATGCGCTGGTGGAAATTACGCGCAAAAATCTGGGTATGACGGTAATCTGCGAAGCGGATATGAAAATTCAGGGCATCTTTACCGATGGCGACCTGCGCCGCATCTTCGACATGAATATTGACTTGAACAGCGCGCGCATTGCTGATGTGATGACCGCGGGCGGCATCCGGGTCGCACCGCAAACGCTGGCGGTGGATGCACTTAACCTGATGCAGTCGCGTCACATCACCTCGTTGCTGGTGGCAGAAAACGATCATCTGGTCGGTATTATCCATATGCACGATATGTTGCGAGCGGGTGTGGTTTAA
- the mlaE gene encoding lipid asymmetry maintenance ABC transporter permease subunit MlaE, which yields MLLRTLASFGRQGIATSAAFGRAGLMLFNALVGKPEFRKQWPLLVKQLYSVGVQSLLIIMVSGLFIGMVLGLQGFIILTTYSAEASLGMMVALSLLRELGPVVTALLFAGRAGSALTAEIGLMKATEQLSSMEMMAVDPLRRVVAPRFWAGLISMPLLAIIFVAVGIWGGGLVGVDWKGIDSGFFWSAMQGAVDWRQDVLNCVIKSVVFAITVTWIALFNGYDAIPTSEGISRATTRTVVHSSLAVLGLDFVLTALMFGN from the coding sequence ATGTTATTACGGACGTTGGCGTCGTTTGGGCGTCAAGGCATCGCTACCAGTGCCGCGTTTGGGCGCGCCGGATTGATGCTGTTTAATGCGCTGGTGGGGAAACCCGAATTCAGAAAACAGTGGCCGCTGTTGGTGAAACAGCTTTACAGCGTTGGCGTGCAGTCGCTGCTGATCATCATGGTTTCCGGCCTGTTCATCGGCATGGTTCTGGGGTTGCAGGGCTTTATCATTCTGACGACTTACAGCGCCGAGGCCAGTCTGGGCATGATGGTGGCGCTGTCGCTGCTGCGTGAGCTTGGTCCGGTAGTGACGGCGCTGCTGTTCGCCGGGCGTGCAGGTTCCGCGCTGACGGCAGAAATCGGGCTAATGAAGGCAACGGAACAGCTCTCCAGCATGGAGATGATGGCGGTCGACCCGCTGCGTCGCGTTGTTGCACCGCGCTTTTGGGCTGGGCTAATCAGCATGCCGCTGCTGGCAATCATTTTTGTCGCCGTGGGGATCTGGGGAGGCGGGTTAGTCGGTGTGGACTGGAAAGGCATCGACAGCGGGTTCTTCTGGTCCGCCATGCAGGGTGCGGTTGACTGGCGTCAGGATGTCTTGAACTGCGTGATTAAAAGTGTCGTATTTGCGATTACCGTGACCTGGATTGCACTGTTTAACGGCTATGACGCGATCCCGACGTCTGAAGGGATTAGCCGTGCAACGACGCGAACCGTCGTGCACTCGTCGTTAGCGGTATTGGGATTGGATTTTGTGCTGACAGCACTGATGTTTGGGAACTGA
- the mlaF gene encoding phospholipid ABC transporter ATP-binding protein MlaF has protein sequence MHHEATNLVEIRGLSFRRGEREIFTDITLNVPKGKVTAIMGPSGIGKTTLLRLIGGQLQPDSGEIWFDGENIPTLSRSELYNARKKMSMLFQSGALFTDLNVFDNVAWPLREHTKLPESLLRSIVMMKLEAVGLRGASELMPAELSGGMARRAALARAIALDPQLIMFDEPFVGQDPITLGTLVKLIDELNHALGVTCIVVSHDVPEVMSIADYAYIVADKRVVAEGTADELRANTDPQVRQFLDGIADGPVPFRFPAGDYKTSLLGSGG, from the coding sequence ATGCACCATGAGGCAACTAATCTGGTTGAGATCCGTGGTCTGAGCTTTCGTCGCGGGGAGCGAGAGATCTTTACGGACATCACGCTGAATGTTCCTAAAGGCAAGGTCACCGCGATCATGGGGCCTTCCGGTATCGGTAAAACTACGCTGTTGCGCCTGATTGGCGGGCAGCTACAGCCGGACAGTGGCGAGATCTGGTTTGATGGCGAGAATATCCCCACGCTGTCGCGTAGCGAACTGTACAACGCGCGCAAGAAAATGAGCATGTTGTTTCAGTCCGGGGCGCTATTCACCGATTTGAACGTGTTTGATAATGTCGCCTGGCCGCTGCGTGAACATACTAAACTGCCGGAATCGCTGCTGCGTAGCATTGTGATGATGAAGCTAGAGGCGGTGGGGTTGCGTGGTGCGTCAGAACTGATGCCTGCGGAACTGTCCGGCGGTATGGCGCGGCGCGCGGCGTTGGCGAGAGCCATTGCGCTTGACCCGCAGTTGATTATGTTTGATGAGCCTTTTGTCGGGCAGGATCCGATCACGCTGGGGACGCTGGTGAAGCTCATTGATGAGTTGAACCATGCGTTGGGCGTGACCTGCATTGTCGTTTCTCACGATGTGCCAGAAGTGATGAGCATCGCCGATTACGCCTATATCGTGGCTGACAAACGCGTGGTGGCAGAAGGGACGGCGGATGAACTGAGAGCGAACACTGACCCGCAGGTTCGTCAGTTTCTGGACGGTATCGCCGACGGGCCAGTGCCTTTCCGTTTTCCGGCGGGCGACTATAAAACGTCACTGCTAGGCTCAGGAGGTTAA
- the ibaG gene encoding BolA family iron metabolism protein IbaG produces MENNEIKDVLMNALALEEAHVSGDGSHFQVIVVGGLFAGMSRVKKQQAVYAPLMEYIADNRIHALSIKAYTPEEWQRDRKLNGF; encoded by the coding sequence ATGGAAAATAACGAAATTAAAGACGTGCTGATGAACGCATTAGCACTGGAAGAAGCCCATGTTTCTGGTGATGGCAGCCATTTTCAGGTCATCGTAGTGGGCGGACTTTTTGCTGGAATGAGCCGAGTCAAAAAACAGCAGGCCGTTTATGCGCCGCTGATGGAGTACATCGCGGATAACCGTATTCATGCACTGTCAATCAAGGCCTATACGCCGGAAGAGTGGCAACGCGACCGTAAACTGAACGGCTTCTAA
- the lptC gene encoding LPS export ABC transporter periplasmic protein LptC, with the protein MSKTKRWLTAFLALLVLILIGWNIADDDTVAAPDASDPAVPVYTSEKTNTQVYSPAGKLSYRLISEKAEYFNDEQLSWFTAPVATLFNEQGTATWSVRADRAKLTKDKMLYLYGHVEVNSLTKDAQLQRITTNNAQVNLVTQDVSSDDEVTLYGTSFTSSGMKMRGNLRNKTAELIEKVKTSYEIQNQ; encoded by the coding sequence ATGAGTAAAACCAAGCGTTGGCTCACCGCTTTTCTGGCCCTCTTGGTGCTTATCCTCATCGGCTGGAATATTGCGGATGACGACACGGTAGCGGCACCGGATGCAAGCGACCCCGCCGTGCCGGTTTATACCAGCGAGAAAACCAACACGCAGGTATACAGCCCTGCGGGTAAGCTGAGTTACAGACTGATTTCGGAAAAAGCGGAGTATTTCAACGACGAGCAGTTGAGTTGGTTTACCGCCCCCGTTGCCACCTTGTTCAACGAACAAGGGACGGCAACCTGGTCAGTCCGCGCCGACCGCGCCAAGCTGACAAAAGACAAGATGCTCTATCTGTACGGTCACGTCGAGGTGAATAGCCTGACGAAAGACGCACAGCTTCAGCGCATCACAACGAATAATGCCCAGGTGAATCTGGTGACGCAGGACGTTTCCTCCGATGATGAAGTCACCCTGTACGGCACCAGCTTTACCTCAAGCGGAATGAAAATGCGCGGAAATCTGCGTAACAAAACGGCCGAGTTGATCGAAAAGGTAAAAACCTCTTATGAAATCCAAAACCAATAA
- the lptA gene encoding lipopolysaccharide ABC transporter substrate-binding protein LptA, translating to MKSKTNNPMRNTLIASSLFAVSVSAFAVTGDSNQPIRIDSAQQSLDMQGNTVTFTGNVVVKQGTIEVKADKVVVTRPQGAQGSEVVEGYGNPVTFYQMQDNGKPVKGHAQKIRYELAKDFLVLTGNAYLEQQDSNVKGDRITYLVKQQQMEATSEKGKRVTTVLVPSQLQEKENKSQPSRSQQPQPRVTE from the coding sequence ATGAAATCCAAAACCAATAATCCGATGCGTAACACCCTGATCGCCAGCTCGCTGTTCGCCGTCAGCGTTTCCGCCTTTGCCGTCACTGGCGATAGCAACCAACCGATTCGCATTGATTCCGCACAGCAGTCTCTGGACATGCAGGGCAACACGGTGACGTTCACCGGTAATGTTGTCGTGAAGCAAGGGACGATTGAAGTAAAAGCTGACAAGGTCGTCGTGACGCGCCCACAGGGCGCGCAAGGCAGTGAAGTGGTGGAAGGCTACGGTAACCCCGTGACGTTCTACCAGATGCAGGACAACGGCAAACCGGTTAAAGGCCACGCGCAGAAAATCCGCTACGAACTGGCCAAAGACTTTCTGGTGCTGACAGGCAATGCCTATCTGGAACAGCAGGATAGCAATGTAAAAGGCGATCGCATCACCTATCTGGTGAAACAGCAGCAGATGGAAGCGACCAGCGAAAAAGGAAAGCGCGTGACGACGGTGTTGGTTCCCTCTCAGCTTCAGGAGAAAGAGAACAAGAGCCAGCCTTCTCGTTCTCAACAACCGCAACCACGGGTCACTGAATAA
- the mlaC gene encoding phospholipid-binding protein MlaC: MFKRLLMVALLVVAPLANAADQTNPYSLMNEAAEKTFNRLKNEQPKIKQNPDYLRTIVREELLPYVQVRYAGALVLGRYYKDSTPAQRDAYFKAFEAYLEQAYGQALAMYNGQTYQIVSGQPLGNADIVSIRVSIIDNGGRPPVRLDFQWRKNSQTGHWQAFDMIAEGVSMITTKQNEWAAVLRQKGVDGLTQQLESSAKQTITLDQKK, translated from the coding sequence ATGTTTAAACGTTTACTGATGGTGGCTTTACTGGTGGTCGCGCCATTAGCCAACGCGGCGGACCAAACGAATCCCTACAGTCTAATGAATGAAGCGGCGGAAAAAACGTTTAACCGCTTGAAGAACGAACAGCCAAAGATCAAACAAAATCCTGACTATCTGCGTACTATCGTACGTGAAGAGCTGCTGCCGTATGTTCAGGTGAGATACGCCGGTGCGTTGGTGCTGGGTCGTTACTACAAAGACTCGACACCGGCTCAGCGTGACGCCTATTTCAAAGCGTTTGAAGCCTATTTGGAACAGGCCTATGGGCAGGCTTTGGCGATGTATAACGGGCAAACCTATCAAATTGTGTCGGGACAGCCGCTGGGCAATGCCGATATCGTATCCATTCGCGTGAGCATCATTGATAACGGTGGCCGTCCTCCGGTACGTCTGGACTTCCAATGGCGTAAGAACAGCCAAACCGGTCACTGGCAGGCGTTCGACATGATTGCTGAAGGTGTCAGTATGATCACCACTAAACAGAACGAGTGGGCGGCAGTCCTGCGTCAGAAAGGCGTTGATGGCCTGACTCAACAGCTGGAATCCTCGGCGAAGCAGACCATCACGTTGGATCAGAAAAAGTAA